TTGTTGGTGGTTACTAAGGACAGAACTGCTTCCCACGTAAGAAGACGCTTAAGAAGACGTCAACGTCGGCCATTCTTCCTTCAAACTGGAAATCTGCAATTCCAAAGAGTCACACATGTCgacatgttttatattcatgACAACATGCAGTTTCGTGGGAGCGAACCCGCGGTAAATTCCCAAGATCTATGCAGCTACGCGCTGCCAAGGAATAGCTGGGGGTCCTAGTTCGGGATCAGTGGACGTTCGGGGTTACAGCATTCAGAAATTGGGAATGCGTTTCCCGGAGCTTAGCCCGGCTCAGCCCGAGAGCGGCCCGAAGCCAGAGCACCGTGGACCGCGGACGGCCGCGAGACGGCTGCCTTGTGAGTCGAAAAAGAGGAGCATCTGTGTCTGACATGGAGTGCATTCAGCACAGGGGGTTGGAGAGGTTCAGGCTGGATTAGCTAACTGAAAGCATCCGCCAGGGGTGGCGAAACCATGGCAACCACCGCCCCCCTTTACGGCCCGGGCGGACGGGAGGCGAAGCGGCCGACGCGTCACAATAGACtaagggggcggggggggggggggtgacaggcCACCGAACATTGACCTCCGAGGACAGCAAACCCGGGGCAGTCCAGAGCGCTGTCTGTGTCGTGCGTCTTTGGGCAGCTCTGTGGAAGCCTTTGTGAGGCCTTTGTGAGGCCTGAATGTCTGTAGGAACTTGCCGAGAGTACAATCAGAAGAAAGCGAGGCTTTTCCTGGGGTTCAAATGTGAGGGTGATGGTGCACCATGCTGTATGTGTCCTGGCTTACATTGCTAGAAGAACATGATCACAGTAGCATGTCTTAATAGACGGCATCCCCCCCGTAGTCGATAAACGAAAGCAGGACACGAGCAACGTGAATAGCCAAATGGTCGTTGGAAGAGACGAGGCGGTTTGTTTCAAGACCAAGGGATTTTCTGGCGTGAACATTGACCAATCGAGAGACACAAAACCTGGAGAGAAGGAATGGTGGCTTTTCATCTTCCTGGGATAGTTCTGCGTGCCCTCTTCAATTTTGACGCATTTCATTTATCTTTAATTAAATTACATTATGCAATTATATTTGCATAACTCCTGTGAATATTGCTTTAAATGAGAAATTTGTTACAATGCTAGCCTATTTATGTGAAAACACACgcacatttaataaacattttgGCACATGGCTGTATCAGATGCGGTATTGAACCGGGCGGTGGTGTGGGGCAGTTGTTGTGAGATGACTTCTGTAAGGTGATTCTCATGTGGTTGAGTGGTACGCTCTGAATGCCGTGAGATGATTGTGCACCTGGTTCCAGAGAATTACACCTTTGCTCTTTTACGAGACACCGGCAGTCAGGTTGTGGCCCGGCGGTTTGTTTTTCTCATGAAAACCCATGCAGATGAGGAGGgtctgtgccacacacacacacacacacacacacacacacaaagcccacCACATACACGGCTTCAAAGTTTTCTCTTCCTTTGCGCTTGTACATGCACCATTTCCTTTGAGACTTGCAAACCACTTGCTAACTCATCAATTCATGCTGCTGTGTCCTtcatcttggggggggggggcagcaaaACAAAGAATGCAGATCATATTAACAATATTACAGCGCCATGTTCAGATTGCCATGCTCAAATAACCGTTTTTCTGCTGGATCTTTGGCAACTTTTACAGATCACGTCCCTGCAGCTTTTATAGGTGAGTAAAAATAAAGACAGAGGAATgggcttcacacacacattcctacaCTGCTGCGTTTGTAAGCCCCTTTTGTTCAAATCACCAGATTAAGGTGGAGCTTTTGTGTTAACTGAAATGCTCTACCTTGTTAGAGCTACAATGAGTAACTCAAAGACCCCACACAGACAACACCAGCTTTGATTCAGCTATCACCGCTGGCTGGCGTGTTGGACCCCAGGAACCGTGTAACCGAgtgtgttttggtttgttttgtttttttttttcttttcttttttgggATGTCTAAACGCCCACTCTCCAGCTACAGTGTGTGTAGCATACACTTCCtgtgagtgcacacacacacacacacacccacactcaactGCAGGCAAGTGTTGTGCTACTGTGTTGCCCTGTGGTCGCGGCGGTGCAGGTGAGCGAcggaagtctgtgtgtgtgtatgtgcgtaaaagagagagagagagagagagataaaatgCTTACACACTTCAGGGTTAGGTAAGAAAGGATGAAAGGAGAATATGCAAAGCATTCACTGTTTTCAATTGACAACATGATTGTGcatgtagatgtcaaaactgaCCAACACAGAGGCGACTAAATAGTCAAACTGCTGTTTTTTAAGCTGTATGATTTTAGAGCAATTGCAGGTAAGCAATTATACAGGTAGCTCTCACAAGTCCGACACTGAATTCCTCAAAGTGAGTAGCATGGTGGAGTCTGAACCACTGTGACCTCAGCGTTTGACCAAGCGAATGGCGGTGAATACCGAAAAGAGGCCGTTGGTTCGGGAGCCGCAGGTCAAAGATTCACGTTGTGGGATTCGTGATGAGAAGGACctgggagtgagtgagagtgagggaggcaCGTCATGGGAGGGCTTCCTCAACAATAACAGCTCTGTCTCCGGGCACGACGAGGAGCCGCCGCTCGCCAGAATGACAATATGACATCATTTCGGCTTCGCAACGCATATGCTGCCATTGTCCACGTCCTGCGGAGACACCTAAGCCCGTTCTCGCGTGCGTGCTCAATGGGGGTCAGATGGCAACTCACATCAACATGCGCCTTTCTCCCAACTCGTgccaaacaaaacacagacacacagagaacaacacacacacatctgagccTGCGGGAAAACATTTCTTAAGTATCTCAGCCACACCCTCTCTATATACCCTAGGAACTGCCACCCTAATTTTCAGATGCCCCATCACCAAAGGCAATGTCGCGTTGTGCGTGTTGCAATCTCGTCTGCATTATTCAGCGTGTCCTACATATTGCAACACTGCTAGCTTGACCATGTTCTCCCACTGCCTAGCATAGAGGACAAATCAACTATTTATCAGCACACACAGAGACGGACACTCCCCTACTGGTCTTTCTCTGGAGACACAGTGCATCGCGTTCATTCCACTTTCTCTCCATCGCCTGCTCTCTTTTCTTCATTCGTTTCTTGTTCTCTCCATCAACCCATCCCCCTTTCTTGCAGATTAGAATTCATTAGCAATCAAAGAGCCTCTGTAGAACTCCTGCTCTTAATTACCCACtcatttgcatttttgcatattAATGACTGCAGAGTTTGCTGTCTGTCTGCCGCAGTGAGGGAGCGGGCTTAAAGCGACCTCGTCTCGTTTGTCTTGGGACGCCTGCGGGGCAAATACCCCGTGTCACTCCCAAATCCAGTCACACCGCATTGCAAACGACCAATGCAAGACTTTACAGAGCTCTTATACTTTGGACATATGATGACAACATACTAGGGGGACGGCGGTTGCAGTCTAATTAATACGGCTGCCAGCAGTGGAGTTACACAGCAATAGGCACCAATGATGTTAAGAGGAATACAGTAGCATTAGCTCAGATCTCTAAAGGTGGAAAAATATGAATACATTTCaactaataatacattttaggTTTTATGCctgtaaatatattattagGAACATGTACTAGGATTCTTTTGCTCATATAATGAATCAGACCTCATCTAGGATATAATATATCCGAGATTGCAGTCAGTACCCAATAAGAGAGAATCATGTCTGTATTTTTATTAAATTAGAATAGGATTAATATCTAGGAATGGATTCTGTCTTGGATTTCGTCACATAATTGATCCTAGATTGGAACCGACACACATAgaggtgcttcattattgacCAGTCTGAAAAATGTAAGCTTTTTCAGCTAATTCTGTTTGATGCTCGACTACACAAAATGTTCCAAATCGCTTTGGATTACTCCAAGCGTCTCTGCGAACCCTAAACTCAGATGTATATCTCGCCCTCTGCTGGTGAAATGATGCACTGCAATCTTTCAAATATGTAATTTTGTTATGACCATAGGTAGAAACTACCTTACCTTTTGTGAACCACCAGTCACAGACCTCAAACACTCATCACGGTGAGGCGGTTTGTGACCgaaacaaacacaatgactGTGAGGCCTGAATATGGTGCCTATCCATCAAAACAGAGAAAGCAGGATGACTGAATATACCTGTTTAGACTCCGCGCTTTTTCTAAAACAACCCAGTGTCTTTAAAGACGTCATTAGAAAGACGCTCTACCGCAAAAACAGTTCCTAGCAACTTTTGTAAACTTACACATCAACCTTCACAGCAAACAGGAAAGACTACAATTACGATACCGTTTTACAGGATAATTTGTGTTTTGGATAACCCGAGTTGACATTTGTTCCGTTAAATTATGCTTTTATGACCTATGCAAAAGGGATTTTTCAAAGAGGATCCTAGTATTGAACTAAATGCCTTAGCCAAGGTTTACTGTACCCAGCGTTGCCATACAGCTGTCTGATTATTCAGTCATATTAGCTTACCTCTTCCACACTGAACGAGAAAGACCTCCTGGCAGAGAGGAGTACAGTAAAGGGGTACAATCACAAgcttaagtttttttttattgagatAAAGGCTAAAAGCCATACAATCATTTCTGGTTCATGTCAATGGCAAAAATGACGAAGGACTCAAATGACGACTGATGAACAGTGACTGAGGTGTACATTTCGTCCTTATTCTGTATATATTAACTGTAGCACATGATCAAAGCCAAGAAAAATTCATATATCTATACAATTATTAATAGAAGATTCACCTGAGAGGCCTTAAATTgatagtgtgtgcatgtgtacgtgtgtgttacgTGTGCACTGCATgcatgcgcgcgcgcgtgtgtgtatgtgtgtgtgtatacatgtaaaTGAGACCTATGTGCAAACCTGTGGCAGGGTTAAAGGTGACGAATGAGAGATCTGAAGGCAGGGGCAAGAAAGAGGGAGGCAaacgcactgtgtgtgtgtgtgtgtgtgtgtgtgtgtgtctttaaggAAACGTGTTCTCTAATTCGGTTATTCGGCTGTCCGAGTCGGTGTGCTGGGTTGGTTGAAGTACATGATTTTGCACAACCAGCCTGCAAAGTCTGCCTCCTCCACTTCTGAGCGCTTAATAAACGTGTGGTTCTGTGAAGAGAGGCACAAACTCCAGTTAAGGCTTACCAGGACTGGCCACAAGCCGCGCGGAAATCTGACATTTCAGATTTGCACAGTGTAACCATAAGTGTAACTGTAAGTACAGCGAATAAGTTAACCATGCTTACCATCAGCATCTTCAGGTCTGCTCGGTCTGCAGGATTTTTGATAAGACtagaaaaacattttgagaacgCTTCAGttcacattaaaaaaaaaaaaaaaagaaaatctcTTCACACACTGAAATGTAAAAATTCTATTTGCCAAAACACACATTCTACTAAGTGAGAAAAGGTGCTATTCACCATTTGGTCACAAAGTCCTGGAAATCTGCAGTGAAGACTCCATGAGGCAGTTTAGGTGGGGGCtaaacatgaaacacacacaagatgtttaattttaaaaaatccCTGGACGTTGCAAAAAAATCCCTGATTGTTCATTCGGACTCATAACCCAAGCCATCATCACCTCATTGACAATGTAATCCAGCAGCTCAAAGATCGCCATGACGGGCCCATGTCCTGGGAAAGGAAATAAATGAGAGAATttatcaaataaaaattaaacaaaaGGTTGCAAAACTACACATGGAAGGCACACTGATACACACAGATTGGCAAACCGGCGTCATCTGAGCTCTATGATTCAAAATTTATTGACCAAAAATTCCAAAAATATTGACATTTAGAGATGTTACATACTCTCAACTTGTCAAACCCAAATTATGTGCTAAAATATTAAGAAAATGAAATTGTCATCCAGGCAGTGAAGTTGAAATGTACTTGCACATTTTGTTCTTGTATATAAAAACTAGAATgggggtgtggagagagagagagagagagagagagagagagagagagaagtctcTCAGTGTCCTACCACTGACGGGCCTGCCCGGAGGTCTTGGTCGGGGCGAGGTACTGTACTTCTCTCCCCCCGCTACGCTCATCACAGGGCGGCCGAAAATGGCCTCCAGCTCCTTGGCGTCCGGCGGTGGGATGGGGAATCGGCCGATGGCCAGCTCCACCAGAGAGAGCCCCATGCTCCACACGTCCGACTGCACCGAGTAGTGGGTACCCTGCAGCCTCTCCGGCTTAGCACGGCACCATGGAAACAGAGAGGttaagtgggggggggggggggggggggacccaaACGCAACGTCCAGGAAGGAGTTACACTGTTCGCCCGTTGTTGGTCTATTTGAACAGAACCAACTCCTCCCTCAActaacacttttaaaaagaCTGTCAGATTACATGGAATCATTACAATATTTAGATTTTTCCAAAATCTAAATATTGATGAGGAATCTCAGTACTGACTTTCATTAAACTCTTGTAATAAGTTGTACAATCATAAAAAATTAATTCCTGCTGACTTCAGAAGGCCCACTTGGAGAAAACCAGATGAACTCACCGACATATAAGACCTTGTGCCTACGAAAGAGTTAGCCATGGAGTCGATGAGCTGGCCACTCACTCCAAAGTCACAGAGTTTGATCTCTCCTCTTGAGTTCACCAGTATGTTTGAAGGTTTAACATCTGCAAATGTGAACAGACCGAAATTCTGAAAGCAAACTGTGCAGTACTAGGGGTGCAATGACATTTTTAAGGTATTATTTTTGCTTTTGATGTAAAGGTATAATTACATCTTTGGTGAGATTGATTAAGCTGTACCAATTTTACAGCGCTCTAATTACATATTACAGACATGAGCTTGACTAAATATACAAATAGCTTATTTCACACACAAAAGATTGAAAAGTGACACATGTACTCTTAGAATTACTCTCAAATTCAACTGAGCAAtaaacaatacaaaaaatacCACCATTATCCCCAAAAGGCCCCATTACCTCTGTGCATGATCTGATGTTTCTCTCTGAGATAGGCAAGACCTCTTAAAACCTACAA
This window of the Brachyhypopomus gauderio isolate BG-103 unplaced genomic scaffold, BGAUD_0.2 sc82, whole genome shotgun sequence genome carries:
- the map2k2b gene encoding dual specificity mitogen-activated protein kinase kinase 2b, with amino-acid sequence MAPKKRPGPIVISGTGEAHTPACNIGAASESHLETLQKKLEELELDDQQKKRLEAFLTQKAKVGELKDDDFQHICELGAGNGGVVNKVCHKPSGLVMARKLIHLEIKQAIRNQIIRELQVLHECNSPYIVGFYGAFYSDGEISICMEHMDGGSLDQVLKEARRIPEEILGKVSIAVLRGLAYLREKHQIMHRDVKPSNILVNSRGEIKLCDFGVSGQLIDSMANSFVGTRSYMSPERLQGTHYSVQSDVWSMGLSLVELAIGRFPIPPPDAKELEAIFGRPVMSVAGGEKYSTSPRPRPPGRPVSGHGPVMAIFELLDYIVNEPPPKLPHGVFTADFQDFVTKCLIKNPADRADLKMLMNHTFIKRSEVEEADFAGWLCKIMYFNQPSTPTRTAE